Genomic DNA from Anabaena sphaerica FACHB-251:
TGTAACTTGTGAATGAATTCTTCCCCAGCATCTCCCGCAGCGACATTACAACCATAGAGTAAGATACTTTTGCTTTGCCAACGCTGCAACGAATCAGCATATTTACTGATATTATCTAAATTCAGTTGCGTATTTCCTAAATACAAATATCCTGGAGAACCGTGAGAAACGATATGAATGGTGGTAATCTGGGGATGTTTTTGTAAAAATTCGGTTATTTCCCCAATTCCGTCTCGATGTGGTGAAATAATAACTGATTCTACTCCTTCAATAACTCCTGTCTGTAGGGTTTGGTAGTCGGAAACCGAGGAGTCAATAAAAACAACGGTGGTGGTTTGATGGAGTAAAGAATTGTTTAACATATTTTTGGTTTTTGCACCTGGTAACGAAGTGTAATTTCCTGTTGCATGGAACCTAGTAGGGTTTTAGCAATGCTAAAGCCTATCTTTTCTAATAAAGACACATTTTAATGGAGATATAATGGTGATGGATTAGACTAATAGAGAAAACCGTAATTTTACGTAAATAAACTTATTAAGGCAGAGTTGTGAAATTTTAGCTGCTTTTGCAAGAAGCCTAATGATGATACAAATACATAGCTAGAGGTAAAGCGCAATGTTAATGAGTGTCAATTTAAGCTAGAAAATCTTATTTGTTGGCTTCCACACCCGCCAGGGAATGAATTCCCAGGCTAATAGCCAAAGTCTACTAAAGTAGACTAAAGAGAGTTTATCCACACCGTACCTGCACGGATATTGTTAGCGATCGCATGAGCCTTTGTGATATCCTGAGTCCACACCGCAGCTGCAAGACCATACATGGTGTTATTTGCCCGTTGAATCACTTCTTCCACATCGTAGCAAATCTGCGTCTACTAATAGTTTTACAATACTTTCTACTCATTCATTATTAACAGTTGAGTAGGTCTAACCTTAACTTGTTGTTGTGGTCTGGTTGTTGTAACCATTGGTACTTCCTAAAGCTTTCAAGGGTAATGTAATGTTTTTTTCTTTAAACTTCATCAGCCTAAAGATAGAAATTAGGTATAGGAGTATAGGGAATATTTACTCTGGTAAACCCGTTACTTTTAACAAATCTAAACCTTGCTCAAAAATCTCATCAATGGGTAACATTTTTCCTTGAATCGTCATAAATTTATGGTCTTTTGTTGCGCGAATGGTTGAACCATCATCTAAACAATATTCATACAATTCTTGTACTCCCCGATGATGCCATTGGGCAATGGGTTGAGTATAAACATTCCCATTTTTATCAACACTAAACACACTACACTCAATTTTTTTCTCGACAATTTCACCAATTGGTAAAAAGCCATATTCCACAGTTAAAACTTCAGTTTCATAACTTAAACAATATTCGGCAAATTTCAACATATCCCCAAATAGTTGTTCAGCAACTTGCTTTTTCACCCCGTTTTTTGTTGCGCCATCAATAAATTTTTCTTGCTGTTTCTGCATTTCAGAAACTTTCTTTTTACCCATAGCGCGACGCAGTAAGTCAGCTTGTCCTAAAGAATAACCAGCCATATCTTGAGCAATTTTCATAATTTGCTCTTGATAGACCATAATTCCATAGGTTTCATTTAATATTGGTTGTAAAATTTGCGATTCATAATCAATTGCTTCTCTGCCATGTTTGCGGTTAATAAACTTAGGAATCAATCCCGCATCTAATGGTCCGGGTCGATAAAGTGCTAAAATAGAAGAAATATCTTCAATATTAGAAGGTTTCAAATCTCTAACTATTTGCTTCATTCCTGAAGATTCTAGTTGAAATATACCTTCTAAATCACCTGATTCTAATAATGTATAAGCTTTGGATACATCTTTAGGTAAAGTGCTATGTTCACCTTTAGCTAATATCTTTTGGGCTTTTCTTTCCTGATTTGTAATTTCATCAGGGTCAACACGATAACCTTTACTTTGTTCAATTAAATCCAAAGTTCTTTGAATTAAGGTCAGGTTCCGTAAACCTAAAAAGTCCATTTTTAACAAACCCAGTGATTCCAAATCTTCCATGAAATACTGGGTAATTACAGAACCATCATTATTACGCTGTAATGGCACAATTTCATCTAAAGGTTCTGCGGAAATTACCACACCCGCAGCATGAACACCAAAGGTTTTGTTAGTTCCTTCAATTCGCATGGCCATATCAAGCCAACGACGAACATTAGGATCATGATCATATTTTTCTTTAAACTCTGGTGCTGGGGTTTCATCAGAAACCATGACTTTGAGTTTAGTAGGTTTCCCCCGGACTACGGGAATCATTTTCGCCATTTTATCAGATTCTCCATAGGGAATATCTAACACTCTAGCCACATCTTTTAATACTGCTTTCGATGTTAAACGGTTAAAGGTGATAATTTGGGCAACTCTATCAGCACCATATTTATTAGTGACATATTCAATTACTTCATCCCGTTTTTCAATACAGAAATCTGTATCAATATCAGGCATGGATTTCCGTTCTGGGTTCAAAAATCGCTCGAATAGTAAGCCATGATGCACGGGATCAATATTAGTAATTCGCATGGCGTAAGCAACCAAAGAACCAGCAGCAGAACCCCGACCTGGACCGACAGGAATATTATGATCTCGTGCAAATTTGATGTAGTCCCACACTACTAAAAAGTAGGTAGAAAAACCCATCTGCTGAATCATTTTTAATTCATATTCTAATCTTTCTTTATAAATAGAATCTACTTCGCTGCGGGATTTGCGATTTAATCTTTCTAAAAGTCCTTGCCAAGCTACTTCTTCTGCATAGGTGTCAGGAGTGTGACCAGAAGGAATATCAGGAGTAGGAATTTTCGGCTCATCCATGATATGGTAAGGCTCGACTTTATCCGCTACTTCTACCGTTGTGGCTATGGCTTCGGCAATGACATCATCGGGTAAATGATCACGAAATAGCATCTGCATTTCTTGGGCAGATTTGAGATATTCTGTGCCGCTATATCGCATCCGATTGTCTTCACTAATTAGCTTGCCAGTTTGAATACAAAGCAAAGCGTCATGTGCTTCTACATCAAAGCAAGAAATGTAATGAGAATCATTGGTAGCAATAAATTTAATGCCTAATTCACGGGCAATTTTTACAATTTCGACATTAACTATTCTGTCTTCTTGTGAACCGTGATCTTGAATTTCTAAATAAAAATCTTCACCAAATACCTCTTTATACCACTTAGCAACTTTTCGGGCTGCATCTGGTCTATTACTCAGAATTGCTTGGGGAATTTCTCCACCTAAACAAGCACTGGTGACAATTAAACCTTCTTTATATTCTTTGAGTAAATCTTTATTGATGCAAGGACGGGAAAAAATACCTTTACCTTGCACACCTTGAAGGTGAGAAATTGTGGTTAATTTAACTAAGTTTTTATAACCTTTGGTATTTTTAGCTAATACGACTTGATGATATTTGGGACGGCGTTCTTGTTTATCAATTTCGCCGTTAATGATATACATTTCATTGCCAATAATGGGCTTTATGGTTTTACTGCGGCAGATTTTAATTAGTTCAACTGCCCCATACATAACACCATGATCTGTGAGAGCGATCGCTTTCATTCCTAGTGCGATCGCTTGATCTACTAACTCTGGTAGTTGACTAGCACCATCCAGCAAACTGTAGTCACTATGAATATGCAACGGTACAAAAGACATAAGCCATTAAAAAATTAATAATTAATAATTAAAAATTCACGATGCAG
This window encodes:
- a CDS encoding aldehyde dehydrogenase family protein, encoding MEEVIQRANNTMYGLAAAVWTQDITKAHAIANNIRAGTVWINSL
- a CDS encoding DNA polymerase III subunit alpha is translated as MSFVPLHIHSDYSLLDGASQLPELVDQAIALGMKAIALTDHGVMYGAVELIKICRSKTIKPIIGNEMYIINGEIDKQERRPKYHQVVLAKNTKGYKNLVKLTTISHLQGVQGKGIFSRPCINKDLLKEYKEGLIVTSACLGGEIPQAILSNRPDAARKVAKWYKEVFGEDFYLEIQDHGSQEDRIVNVEIVKIARELGIKFIATNDSHYISCFDVEAHDALLCIQTGKLISEDNRMRYSGTEYLKSAQEMQMLFRDHLPDDVIAEAIATTVEVADKVEPYHIMDEPKIPTPDIPSGHTPDTYAEEVAWQGLLERLNRKSRSEVDSIYKERLEYELKMIQQMGFSTYFLVVWDYIKFARDHNIPVGPGRGSAAGSLVAYAMRITNIDPVHHGLLFERFLNPERKSMPDIDTDFCIEKRDEVIEYVTNKYGADRVAQIITFNRLTSKAVLKDVARVLDIPYGESDKMAKMIPVVRGKPTKLKVMVSDETPAPEFKEKYDHDPNVRRWLDMAMRIEGTNKTFGVHAAGVVISAEPLDEIVPLQRNNDGSVITQYFMEDLESLGLLKMDFLGLRNLTLIQRTLDLIEQSKGYRVDPDEITNQERKAQKILAKGEHSTLPKDVSKAYTLLESGDLEGIFQLESSGMKQIVRDLKPSNIEDISSILALYRPGPLDAGLIPKFINRKHGREAIDYESQILQPILNETYGIMVYQEQIMKIAQDMAGYSLGQADLLRRAMGKKKVSEMQKQQEKFIDGATKNGVKKQVAEQLFGDMLKFAEYCLSYETEVLTVEYGFLPIGEIVEKKIECSVFSVDKNGNVYTQPIAQWHHRGVQELYEYCLDDGSTIRATKDHKFMTIQGKMLPIDEIFEQGLDLLKVTGLPE